The Kribbella sp. NBC_00662 nucleotide sequence AAAGCCACCCCGGTCGAGGTTGAGGGGCCCTGGCCGGGGCAGGGAGCCCGGTCGGGCTGAGGGGTCCTGGCCGCGACGGCCCGCGGTGCATCCGGGAGACCGGATGGACCGCGGGCCGTTCTCCTGTTGATCAAGGGTTGGCGGGTGGCCCGGGGAGCGTCTACGGTGCCGCGCATGATCGATTGGGCGCAGGTGCGCGAGGCGGGCTACGCGGTCCCCGAGGGCCGCTCCACGGGCGAGCTGGTGGCCGAGCTGGTGGGCATGCTGCGGTCGCCGGATCCCGTCGTACGGGATCGCCAGGCGTACGCCGTACTCGCGACCTGGATCGGGCGTGGTGTGCTGACGGCCGACGAACTGCGGGCGCTCGGCGACGAGATGGTTCCACGGTTCGGGGATCCGGAGATCCAGGCGCGGACGTTCGCGCCGTTGATCCTCGACTGCATCGTGTCCGCCGGGGTCTACGAGCCGCACTGGGTGCCCCCGTTCGAGCGCTGGTACGTCGCCGAGGAGGACCTGCGCGGGCACGACGAGAAGCTCGGCTGGCTGCATGCGGTGGCGCATGGGGCCGACCTGCTCGGGACGCTCGGGCTGCACGAGGCGGTCGAGCCGATGCAGATGCTGCGGCTCGGGATCGGGCGGTTGCTGACGCCCACGTCGTACGTGCTGCGCGACATGGAGGACGACCGGCTCGGGTACGCGCTGGCGGCGACGCTGACGCGCGACGACCTGACCGAGTCCGACGCGGTCGAATGGCTCGACCCGGTGATCCGCGCGCTCTCGAACCCGCCCGCCGAGGGGATCACTCCCGAGGTGACGAACACTATCCGGACGTTGCGGGTTGTATACGTGCTGGCCGATCACGGTCTGCGGGTCGGCGATGAGAAAAAGCTCACCTCGATCCCGCACCTCGAACAGGTCAAGACGAAGCTGGCCGACGTGTTCCGGATCGTCACGCCGTACTATCTCTGACGCTCTCAGGTGATGCAGGGCTCGGGGCAACTACCTTGGGGGGTAGGACGCATCCGACTTTCGTCTGCTTTTTCCCTGAATCCTCCCGGAGCAACGGCATGTCGAGGTCCAGGGCGGAGTACAGGTGAAGTCAGGTGGCAGTGGAGGGCTCGTCCGTGACAAGGTCTCTGCTGGCAGGCCATGGCCCCCTCCCATGGTGGTGCCAACGCCACTACCCAAGTAGTGCCAACACCATCAGATCTGGTCCCCGGCAAGGTTAGCTTTGAGCTACAAAGCCGTCGGGGGCAGCGGGTTCTAGAGAGGGCGCGTGGAAGTCATGGTTGCGACATACCTGAAGAGATGGGTCGGCAACCGCATTCTGAGTAGGACCACCCGCAAGGGTGGTCTCGACCTGTCGAAGATGCGGATGTTTCCCAGCTCGGTCTCGATGCCGCTGCGACGGCAGGGTCTCGACCCGGTGCCGGAGCTCGCGGAGGTGCGGGAGACCGAGCCGGTGCACAAACTGGCCCACCTGTTCGGGCTGAATGTATGGGTGGTCAGTGGGCACGCCGAGGCGAAGGCTGTGCTCGCCGACACGACGAACTTCAGCAACGACATCCGGCCGCTGGTCGGCTCGGACCCGAACAAGCCGTCGGAGGGTATCGGCGGGCTCGGCTTCACCGATCCGCCGGACCACACGCGGCTGCGGAAGCTGCTCACCCCCGAATTCACCAAGCGCAAGCTGGCCCGGCTCGAGCCGGCGATCGAGAAGATCGTCAACGACCAGCTGGACCAGATGGAGGCCAAGGGGCCGGTCGTCGACATCGTCGCCGACTTCGCGTTCAACGTGCCGTTCCTGCTGATCGCGGACCTGCTCGGGGTCGAGGAGCAGGACCGCGATCGTTTCCGTGCGCTCGGGCCGGCGCGATTCGACCTGTCCGGTGGCGGGATCGGAGTGTTCGGGTCGGCTTCGGAGTCGCGGGACTTCCTGTTCGAGATCGTCCGCAAGCAGCGGAGCAACCCGGGTGACGGGCTGATCGGGTCGATCATTCGCGAGCAGGGTGACGATCTCGACGACATCGAGCTCGGCGGCCTGGCCGACGGGGTGTTCCTCGGTGGGTACGAGACGTCGGCGAGCATGCTCGCGCTCGGCACGCTGGTGCTGCTGCGCGACCCGCAGAACTTCGAGCTGATCCGCAACGAGCCGGGCGCGGTCGACGTGATCGTCGAGGAGCTGCTGCGGTACTTGACGGTTGTCCAGGTCGCGTTCCCGCGGTTCGCGCGGCACGACCAGGAGCTGTTCGGCCAGCAGGTGAAGAAGGGCGACCTCGTCGCGGTCTCGCTGTCCGGCGCGGACCGCGACAAGCAGATCTTCGGGGCTGATGCCGAGGACTTTTATCCGCGCCGTACGGTGTCGGCCGCTCATCTCGCCTTCGGCCACGGCATGCACCGGTGCGTGGGTGCCGAGTTGGCGCGGATGGAACTGCGCGCCGCATTCTCGGCGTTGGCCCACCGCTTCCCGGACCTGTCCCTCGCCGTACCTGAAGAACAGCTCCGCTTCCGAGACTTCTCCATCGTCTACGGCGTCGAATCCCTCCCCGTCCAACTCCACGCGGCGTCGACCAACCAGGCCGCCGTCTAACAACACCGCTTCGCGGCGGCAGTTGCGATCGCCATCCGCCTCGCCCGCACCGGGCGGGGCGGATGTGTTTTGTGGAGACCGGCAAGGGGACACCGCTTCGCGACACCAAAGGACGCCGCTTAGCGGCGGCAGTTCTCTGAGGCCGCTCCGCGGCGATCGCGGTCGTGATCGGATGCCCGCGATTTCGGCGAGTCCGATGTGGTGCGAAGGGCCGGCTGGACGAGGGTCGAACTCTCTGGTGACGGCGGTCGTCTACTGGCTTGATGCGGAGAGGCGTGATGGATGTGGGTGCGGAGTACGTGACCGGATTGCCGCGGAAGCGGGTGGTGGCTGGGGTGGTGTTTCGGGCCGGGGACGGACGCGTGCTGCTGGTTGAACCGTCGTACAAGCCGAACTGGAAGATCCCCGGGGATCAGTCGAGGCTGGCCGCGGCGCGGGACGGCTCCACGTGGATGTGTGACAACGGTAAGCCGGTCAGGACAGGTTGATCGGGCAATCTCATGGCAGACGCAGCTGAGGTGGTCCGCATTCGGGACGCAGTGCCTGGTGACGGTGATGCGCTTGCGGAGCTGCATGCGCGGTCGCGGGCTGTGTACTACGGTGCGGGCGGCCATGACGTGGCAGCGGTTCCTGATGAGGGGTATCGGGAGGCGTGGCGCGGGATGGTGGTGGATTCTCGGCTTGCCGTTCTGGTGGCCGTTGTGGGCGACGACATCGTCGGTGTGCTCACGCTGGATGCCAACGGAGTGTTCCCGACCAATGCTCCTGACGAGACACGCGTCCGGCTCGTGGGGATCTTCGTCGAGCCGGATCGGTGGTCGAGCGGTGTTGGTAGCGCGCTGATGGGACGGTTCGTCTCCGTCGCACGCCGGGCTGATGCTGTGGGCGAGGTGGATGTGTGGGAGCGGAACTCCCGTGCCATCCGGTTCTACGAGCGACACGGCTGGACCCGCGACGGAACGTCGCGTCCAGGTCCGGCCGGAGCAGACTACGTCGGCTTCGTACACCTGCCGTGACAGGCATGAGAATCGCGTTCCCCCAGCGGTTGTCCCGTCGTTGTCGTGATCACGACCATGGGCTGGGTGGGCGGTCAGAGCAGGGTGAATTGTTGGGCGAAGGTGGTCAGGTCGGCGGGGGTTTGGGCGTTGATCACCAGGCGGGTGACGCCTTGGCGTTCGTACGACGCGAGGGCCGAGGGAGTCAGGTCGGCTGAGGCCCAGCGGGTGTACTCGAGGTCGTCCCGGCCGGAGGTCTCGCGGGCCAGGTCCCATTGGGCTGCGCGCTCGGCCGGCGGCAGCGCGCCGCCTGGGAAGTAGCCGTCGCCGCGGCGGCCGGCTCGGCGGGCGGCCGCGCGGCTCGAGCCACCGATGTGGATCGGCAGCGGGGCCAACGGATGCGGGAAGCTGCACAGATCCTGGAACTGGAAGAACTCCCCGGAGTAGCTCACCCCGTCCGCTCCGCCGGTCCACAGCAAGCGCAGTACGTCGATGGCCTCGTCCGTACGGCGACCGCGGGTCGCGAAGTCGACGCCGACGGCGCGTGCCTCACCGGGCAGACTGCCCAGCCCGACGGTCAGCAAGCGCATCCGGCCTTTCGACAGCACGTCGATCGTGGCGAGACGCTTCGCAAGGGTGACCGGATGGTGGTACGGCAGCAGCAGTACTGCGGTACCCAGCAGGAGACGCTCCGTCGACGCGGTGACGTACATCAGCAGGTCGAGCGGATCGGCGTACTCGAGTGTCGTCGGCAGTTCGAAGCCGCCCAAAGACGCACCGCGGTAGAGGACGACGTGCTCGGGGACGTACAGCCCCTCGAACCCGAAGGCCTCCGCGTGCTGGGCGAACTCCACCAGCCGCTCCGGATCCATGCCCTGTCCCGGTGTGCTGTAAGCAACGGCGAATTTCACCCGCCGACCCTAGAACCTTGCCCCCGGGGTGAAGGCAAACCACGCGATATTTCCGGTACTGGTGGTTCTCGTGTGTAGTTTCTTTGTGGCACTAGGTGGTCGTTGGCCGGATCGGGTCGTGACAGGATGCGGGGTGGGTGGTCACAATGGGCGGTCCGGCCCGAAGTGCGGGTGACGGAACAGGGAAGGGCCGTCGGCGGGTATGGGGATTGGCGAGATGGGGACGGGCGATGTGTTGACCGCCCGGATCGCCGCCGCGATGACCGCCGCCCAATCGGGTGGGCATGCGAGTGCCGCGGCGGAGATCGAGGCGATCCGGGCCGAGCTGGGTGAGGTGCCGAGCTACCGGCTGGCCGCCGTCGAGTACGTGCGCGGCGTGTCGGCCCACCACGCGAGTGACGCCGACGAGGCGCTGCGGGCGGTCGACGCCTGTATCGAGGTCGCTCGCGCGATCGACGAGCCAGGCTGGGAAGCGAACGCGCTCCCGATCCGCATCATCAACCTCGCCCGCAGCGGCCGTGGCGGCGACACGGTCAACGATCTGGTCGCGGCTGAAGCGGCCTTGAGCCGGACCAAGGACCCGGGACTGACGGCCTGGGCGCACACCGGGCTCGGTTACGCGTACGACGTCCTGCGGCTGTTCGAGCTCTGCATCCCGCACTACGAGCTCGCGACAGGGCTCGACGCGGACGTGTTCGAGCTGGCCGAGTCCGAGGCGATCGACCGGCTGAACCTCGCCGAGACCTATCTCCGCTGGGCACACGAACTCGAGCGGCTCGGCGATCCTTTGTATACAAGGGAGATCGAGGAGCGGCTGGCGTCAGCGGCGTACTGGGCGCGCGAAGCCGAGCGGGTGATAGTGGATGACGAGAGCCAGGAGTTCTGGCGTCTCAGCGCCCGTCTGTGGCTTGCGGCGGCCGCTACTGCCGAGGACCCGGCCCGCGCGGTCGCCGAGCTGACCGAGATTCGCGACGAGATCAGCAAACTGGGCGAGACCGAGCGGCTCGCGATCGCCGGCGCCTACCTGGCCAGGGCCTTGAAGGCGCAGGGGAAGTTCGAGCAGGCCAAGGCCGCGGCGGACCGGGCGGCCGACGACCTGATTCCGTTGGCCGACCCATCGACGCATGTCCTGGTGCTTCAGACCCGTTCGGAGATCGACGCTGTCGACGGGACGCCAGGAGGCATTGCAGGCCTGGAATACGCACGGTCGGTCGCGCGCGGCTGGTGGAAGGAGCGGCAGCGGGCGCTGAACGCCGTACGGCATGCGCTTGCTGTGCACGATCTTCCGGCCCGGCACGACGCCGAGTGGCACGCGGCGCGGCAGGATCCGCTGACCGGTGTGGGGAATCGCCGTGCGCTGGACGAGCGGCTGACCGCGGCCCGCGATTCCGGACGTGCGGTCACCTTGCTGGCCATCGATGTGGACAACCTGAAGATCGTCAACGACACCTTCGGGCACGCCTGCGGGGACGAATTGCTGCAGGTTGTGGCAAATCTCCTGGTAGAACAGGCGCGAGCGACCGATGCCGTGGTTCGATCGGGTGGCGACGAGTTCTTCGTGGTCCTCGACCAGCCCGACGCCAAGGGCGGCGCCCAGCTGGCCGAGCGGATCCGGATCGCCGTCGAGTCGATCGCGACGGCGACGGAGAAACCGTGGCTGCGCCGGCTCGGGCTGAGCCTCGGGTACGCCGCAACCGCCGAGGGTCTCGGCGTCGAGCAACTGATCGCGCGGGCGGATGTGCGCCTTTACGAGGACAAGCGCCGCAACAGGTGATGGGCACCGCAGGACAGTGAGTCAGGGCAGGGGAGGAGGTGTGGTGCGCGAGACGTCGGGGGTGACGGCGCGGATCGCGGCGGCGATGACGCGGGCGCAGTCGGGCAGTCCGGCCGAGGCTGCGCTCGAGCTCAACGAGCTGCTCGCCGAGCTGGATCCGGAGCCGAGTCACGAGCGGGCCGCGGCCGAGTACGTGCGAGCCGTCGCGGCGCATCACGCCACCGACTCGGTCGAGGCACTGGACGCCGTCGATGCCTGTATCCGGGTCGCGCGCGCGATCGACGAGCCGGGCTGGGAGGCGAACGCGATCGCGGTGCGGATCGTCACGCTTATCCGCACCGGCGAGGGCGGTGACTCGGTCGCTGATCTGGTCGCCGCGGAGAACGCCCTGTCCCGGACCCGCGACCTCGGCCTGGCCGGCTGGGCGCACACCGGCCTCGGCTACGCCTACGACCTGCTCCGGCTGTACGAACTGTGCATCCCGCACTTCGAGCTCGCCGCGGAGGGTGATCACGATCCGCTCGGTCTGCCCGAAGGGCCCGCGATCAACCGGCTGAACCTGGCCGAGTCGAACCTGCGCTGGGCGCACGAGCTCGAGCGGCTCGGCGACACGTCGTACGACGAGGAGATCAAGGAGCGCCGTCAGGCCGCGCACCGGTGGGCGGGTGAGGCGGTCGATGCGATCCTGGCGGCCGACCTGCTCGGGTACTGGCCGATGGTGGGGCGGATGTGGCTGGCGGCGAGCAACGACGCCGGCGATGCGGCCGAGGCGGCGGTGATCCTGAAGGACTGCCGCGACCAGGTGGCGAAGCTCGGCGATCTCGAGCTGGCCGCGATCGCGGGCGCGTACCTGGCCAGGGCGTACCTGACGCTAGGCCGGATCGACGACGCGATGGAGGCCGCGGGCCGGTCGGCGAGCGAACTTCCGCCGACGTCGGATCCGCCGGTCGAGGCGCTGATCCGGCACACCGCCGTACAGATCGTGGCCGCGTCAGGCGATGCCGGTGCGTCCAGCGGGCTGCAGTACGCGCGGGCGATCAGCAGAGGGTGGTGGGCGGAGCGGTTGCGCGGGTTGTACGCCGTACGGAGTGCGCTGGCGAATCATGAGCTCTCGATCCGGCACGACGCCGAATGGCGAGCTGCCCGTGAGGATCCGCTGACCGGCGTGGGCAATCGGCGCGCGCTGGACGAGCGGATGTCGGTGGCGCGCGATTCCGGTCGATCGGTTGCCGTCATCGCGATCGATGTGGACAACCTGAAGGTCGTGAACGACAGCTACGGACATGCGTGCGGAGACGAGGTACTGCGGCGCGTCGGGCAGCTGCTGAAGGAGCAGTGCCGCGCGGAGGACGTGGTGGCGCGGGCGGGCGGTGACGAGTTCGTCGTCGTACTGGACAACCCGGACGAGCGGGGTGCACCCGAGCTGGTCGAGCGGATCAAGACGGCCGCGGATCGGGAGGCGGCGCAGGCGCTGGCGCCATGGTTCGCGATGCTGCGGTTGAGCGTCGGGCAGGCGAGTAGCACGGACGGTACGTCGGTCACCGACCTGCTGACCGAGGCCGATCGGCGCATGTACGCCGAGAAGCGCCGTCGCCGGCGCGCCGCTCAGTAGTTGAGGAAGCCTTCTACGACAAGGTTTCTGATCTGCGGAAGATAGTCGGAGAGTACGTCGACCACTGGCCGGTCCATGAGATCCGCGAGGGCGGCGAGGATCTGGCCGGTGCTCAGGTCGCCGTCGCACGCCCCGACGAAGCCCGCGAGGACGGTGTCGACCTGCTCTGCGCGGCGCATGCCACGCTGGCGCCGCAGGACGATGGTGGCCGGGTCCTCGGCGCCTGGCTGACCAGTGGTCTCCTGGATGACGTCGTCGGCCACTTGCAGATGCAGCGACGTCAGGTCGGCGGGTAGGCCTTCCAGACGTTCGAAGCGGTGCACGACGTACGGACCGATCGGACGCTCGATCTCGTACGGCCAGGACTCGGCGGTAAGGGTGCCTTCGACGTTGTGCAGCGTGATCCAGCCCATGCCGATCGCTTCGACGCTGCGGTCGTCCAGGTAGCGCATCCACTCGTCGTACCGGTCGGTGTACTGCGGTGAGCCGTGCAGGCCGGCGTCGCGCAGCCAGAGTTCGACGTACTCGGACGGGTCGAGCTGCTCGCGCTGGACGGCCCAGGCCGACCGATCCGCCGTCCATGTGGCGATCCGGTCCTGCCAGTCCTCGCCGCGCACGCAGGTCCAGTTGGCGAGCAGCTGGCACCAGCCGCCGTCGGTCAGGTGGTCCGTCGCCTGCTTGATGAGTTGCTCGACGACCGCGTCACCGGCGTACCCGGTCTCGCGGTAGGTCAGGTCGCCACCGGGCGGAGAGATCACGTACGGCGGGTTGCTGACGATCAGATCGAACCGCTCACCGCGGACCGGCTCGTACAGACTGCCATCACGTACGTCGAGGTCGATGCGGTTGAGCGCCGCCGTCCACCGGGCGAGCTGCAGGGCACGCGGATTGACGTCGGTGGCGACGAGCTGGTTGACCCGGTCGGCCAGGTGGAGCGACTGGATGCCGCATCCGGTGCCGATGTCGAGCGCCCGGTCGGCCTTGATCGGGACCGTGAGGTGAATGAGGCTGAGACTGGCCGGGGCGATGCCGAGCACATAGTCGGAGCGCATCGGCTCCCGGCGACCGTCGAGGCCCGGGGTGGGGTCGGCAACCACCCACCACTCCCGCTCGTCCTCCGCGAACGGCCGGATGTCGAGCACTGCCCTCGCCTCGCCACTCGACGTCGTGACGATGCCCAGGGCAACCAGATCGATACCCGGAAACGCCTTGCTCACAAGCGTTTCAGGCACGGGCCGTTGCAGCAGGAACAGCCGAATCATTGTGTCGAGCGCATCCCCGGACCCGGTACGACGGTACGCCGGCGCCGTCTCGTTCCGCCCCAGCGCCCCGTTCGCCTGCTCACCGAGCCGGTCGGCAACCCCGTCCACGGTGTACCCCGCGGACTCGAACGCCGTCCGCAGCCCGTCCACGTCGTACCCCGTCAGCTCACTCACGCCACCATCCTCGCACCACTCCACCGGTCCCCGCCCCCACCTGGTCCGCGCCCCCACCCGGTCCGCGCCCCCACCCGGTCCGCGCCCCCACCGGTCCGCTCCGGGCCCCGCCCGCCCGCGGCTCTCATTTGGTGGGTCCACCCACGGCGTTGGGGGTTGCCCACCCGGAACAGCGGTGGGAAACCCCCAACCAGATGGGTGCACCCATCAAATGCGACGGGCAGGGCCGGGGTGGTGCGGTGCGGGCGGTGCGGGGTGGTGCGGGCGGTGCGGGGTGGGGTGGGCCGGGGTCAGTGGGGCGGGGGTGGTTCGGGTCAGGGGTTACAGGTGAGTTTGGCGTCGGCCCAGTCGGCGTGGTCGCTGGTGTTGCCGTCGCCTCCGTCGGTGACCTGGAGGGTCAGGGTTTGCGCGCCGGTCACGTCGACCGTGGTGGTGGCGGTCGGGGACGTGCCGGTCAGCTGGTCGGACGTGTACTTCGCGGTCCCGTCGGTCAGGACCTTGAACGTGACCTTGCCCCGGTCCTCCATCTCGTCGTCGATGCCCAGCTTGCTGGTGAACGTGGTGCAGTTGCCGCCCAGACGGACGCTCACCGACGATGGAGCGTGCGCGCCCAGGCCCTTGGCGTACGTGACCCCGTCCAGCGTGATCGGGCCGCCGTCGCCGGCGCCGTCCTCGCCGTTGCTGTGGTCGCGTTCGACCGGTCCCCAGCCGTTGGTGGAGTCGAGGAACTCCAGGTCACTGACCCAGTTCTCCCCAGTAGGTGCTGGGGGCAACGGTTTGTCGGCGATCGTGGCGGCGAAGAATCCGAGCCCTCCGCCGGGCAGCTCGATCGCCTTCACGGTCTTGCCGGGATCGAGCGGTACGGCGGTGTAGAAGACGCGGTAGTCCGTCGTCGTATTGCCCAATCCGGCCGGTGTGTAACGGCCCTTGACCGACACGGCGAGCTTGGCGCCGCCCGTTGTCGGGTCCTGGCAACACCAGTTCGGCAACTGGAAGGTGCCTTCGGACGTGGAGCCGTCGGTGTAGATGATGGTGACGGTTCCGCGGGCGTTGAGACTGGCGCCCGAGCCGAGGAGCGCGAGGTGGGAGCCGGTGCCCGATACCAGGATCGGAGCTGACTGGTCCTTCACCACGTTCGGCGTACCGGGTGCTCCGGTCGGCCAGGTGAAATCGGCGTCCTGGACGGTCACCTTGGCGCCCGGCGTGTAGCCGGCCGCTGCCAGCGCCTCGCCGTTGAAGCTGTCGCCGGCGCCGTCGAAGTTGCCCTTGGCGTACGTCGCAGCGTCGGTCACGCCAACGACATTGGCTGCCTGCGACAACGATGCGTACGGCAACTCGGCCGTTGCCCAC carries:
- a CDS encoding DUF2785 domain-containing protein produces the protein MIDWAQVREAGYAVPEGRSTGELVAELVGMLRSPDPVVRDRQAYAVLATWIGRGVLTADELRALGDEMVPRFGDPEIQARTFAPLILDCIVSAGVYEPHWVPPFERWYVAEEDLRGHDEKLGWLHAVAHGADLLGTLGLHEAVEPMQMLRLGIGRLLTPTSYVLRDMEDDRLGYALAATLTRDDLTESDAVEWLDPVIRALSNPPAEGITPEVTNTIRTLRVVYVLADHGLRVGDEKKLTSIPHLEQVKTKLADVFRIVTPYYL
- a CDS encoding cytochrome P450 codes for the protein MVATYLKRWVGNRILSRTTRKGGLDLSKMRMFPSSVSMPLRRQGLDPVPELAEVRETEPVHKLAHLFGLNVWVVSGHAEAKAVLADTTNFSNDIRPLVGSDPNKPSEGIGGLGFTDPPDHTRLRKLLTPEFTKRKLARLEPAIEKIVNDQLDQMEAKGPVVDIVADFAFNVPFLLIADLLGVEEQDRDRFRALGPARFDLSGGGIGVFGSASESRDFLFEIVRKQRSNPGDGLIGSIIREQGDDLDDIELGGLADGVFLGGYETSASMLALGTLVLLRDPQNFELIRNEPGAVDVIVEELLRYLTVVQVAFPRFARHDQELFGQQVKKGDLVAVSLSGADRDKQIFGADAEDFYPRRTVSAAHLAFGHGMHRCVGAELARMELRAAFSALAHRFPDLSLAVPEEQLRFRDFSIVYGVESLPVQLHAASTNQAAV
- a CDS encoding N-acetyltransferase family protein; this translates as MADAAEVVRIRDAVPGDGDALAELHARSRAVYYGAGGHDVAAVPDEGYREAWRGMVVDSRLAVLVAVVGDDIVGVLTLDANGVFPTNAPDETRVRLVGIFVEPDRWSSGVGSALMGRFVSVARRADAVGEVDVWERNSRAIRFYERHGWTRDGTSRPGPAGADYVGFVHLP
- a CDS encoding TIGR03619 family F420-dependent LLM class oxidoreductase, which gives rise to MKFAVAYSTPGQGMDPERLVEFAQHAEAFGFEGLYVPEHVVLYRGASLGGFELPTTLEYADPLDLLMYVTASTERLLLGTAVLLLPYHHPVTLAKRLATIDVLSKGRMRLLTVGLGSLPGEARAVGVDFATRGRRTDEAIDVLRLLWTGGADGVSYSGEFFQFQDLCSFPHPLAPLPIHIGGSSRAAARRAGRRGDGYFPGGALPPAERAAQWDLARETSGRDDLEYTRWASADLTPSALASYERQGVTRLVINAQTPADLTTFAQQFTLL
- a CDS encoding diguanylate cyclase gives rise to the protein MGTGDVLTARIAAAMTAAQSGGHASAAAEIEAIRAELGEVPSYRLAAVEYVRGVSAHHASDADEALRAVDACIEVARAIDEPGWEANALPIRIINLARSGRGGDTVNDLVAAEAALSRTKDPGLTAWAHTGLGYAYDVLRLFELCIPHYELATGLDADVFELAESEAIDRLNLAETYLRWAHELERLGDPLYTREIEERLASAAYWAREAERVIVDDESQEFWRLSARLWLAAAATAEDPARAVAELTEIRDEISKLGETERLAIAGAYLARALKAQGKFEQAKAAADRAADDLIPLADPSTHVLVLQTRSEIDAVDGTPGGIAGLEYARSVARGWWKERQRALNAVRHALAVHDLPARHDAEWHAARQDPLTGVGNRRALDERLTAARDSGRAVTLLAIDVDNLKIVNDTFGHACGDELLQVVANLLVEQARATDAVVRSGGDEFFVVLDQPDAKGGAQLAERIRIAVESIATATEKPWLRRLGLSLGYAATAEGLGVEQLIARADVRLYEDKRRNR
- a CDS encoding diguanylate cyclase, which codes for MRETSGVTARIAAAMTRAQSGSPAEAALELNELLAELDPEPSHERAAAEYVRAVAAHHATDSVEALDAVDACIRVARAIDEPGWEANAIAVRIVTLIRTGEGGDSVADLVAAENALSRTRDLGLAGWAHTGLGYAYDLLRLYELCIPHFELAAEGDHDPLGLPEGPAINRLNLAESNLRWAHELERLGDTSYDEEIKERRQAAHRWAGEAVDAILAADLLGYWPMVGRMWLAASNDAGDAAEAAVILKDCRDQVAKLGDLELAAIAGAYLARAYLTLGRIDDAMEAAGRSASELPPTSDPPVEALIRHTAVQIVAASGDAGASSGLQYARAISRGWWAERLRGLYAVRSALANHELSIRHDAEWRAAREDPLTGVGNRRALDERMSVARDSGRSVAVIAIDVDNLKVVNDSYGHACGDEVLRRVGQLLKEQCRAEDVVARAGGDEFVVVLDNPDERGAPELVERIKTAADREAAQALAPWFAMLRLSVGQASSTDGTSVTDLLTEADRRMYAEKRRRRRAAQ
- a CDS encoding methyltransferase, which translates into the protein MSELTGYDVDGLRTAFESAGYTVDGVADRLGEQANGALGRNETAPAYRRTGSGDALDTMIRLFLLQRPVPETLVSKAFPGIDLVALGIVTTSSGEARAVLDIRPFAEDEREWWVVADPTPGLDGRREPMRSDYVLGIAPASLSLIHLTVPIKADRALDIGTGCGIQSLHLADRVNQLVATDVNPRALQLARWTAALNRIDLDVRDGSLYEPVRGERFDLIVSNPPYVISPPGGDLTYRETGYAGDAVVEQLIKQATDHLTDGGWCQLLANWTCVRGEDWQDRIATWTADRSAWAVQREQLDPSEYVELWLRDAGLHGSPQYTDRYDEWMRYLDDRSVEAIGMGWITLHNVEGTLTAESWPYEIERPIGPYVVHRFERLEGLPADLTSLHLQVADDVIQETTGQPGAEDPATIVLRRQRGMRRAEQVDTVLAGFVGACDGDLSTGQILAALADLMDRPVVDVLSDYLPQIRNLVVEGFLNY